Proteins co-encoded in one Cyprinus carpio isolate SPL01 chromosome B5, ASM1834038v1, whole genome shotgun sequence genomic window:
- the LOC109063161 gene encoding C-X-C chemokine receptor type 2-like encodes MEYQNISNSSLFACTSVEELVSSTVLGLCCALGVPGNIAVLVMLTHHLKEGSFTPKLMLSLAVSDLLSLIFLPVWIYALLRGWVFGQGLCKLFSYVVYWSLYSSVLSVTLLSVQRYLQVLYPQRWAKLGQKGQKGLIFGIWTSSGALGSYALYFRNVKLKKDRLLECHQDYRNNQEKLAVLLVETLVLFVVPLFSLLFFYLRLHQRISQSASFNSHRLTKLAVRIIVAFVVFSTPCMINNFVLMAFSWESDVSNNVTGALFFINSCVNPFLYAFSARKLRRRRKQHSATT; translated from the coding sequence ATGGAGTACCAGAACATTTCTAACAGCTCTCTGTTTGCCTGTACCTCAGTGGAGGAGCTAGTATCCAGCACTGTTCTGGGATTGTGCTGTGCTCTGGGTGTACCTGGTAATATAGCGGTGCTGGTCATGCTCACCCATCATTTAAAGGAGGGCAGTTTTACCCCCAAACTGATGCTGAGTCTGGCTGTCTCGGATCTATTGAGTCTGATTTTTCTGCCTGTGTGGATCTATGCCCTCCTGAGGGGCTGGGTTTTCGGCCAAGGTCTGTGTAAGTTATTTTCTTATGTAGTGTACTGGAGCCTCTACAGTAGTGTGCTTTCTGTCACCTTGTTGAGTGTGCAAAGGTACCTGCAGGTGCTGTATCCACAGCGATGGGCAAAACTTGGACAGAAGGGCCAAAAGGGGCTGATTTTTGGGATATGGACATCCAGTGGAGCTCTGGGATCTTATGCTCTTTATTTCCGAAATGTGAAGCTGAAGAAGGACAGGCTTCTAGAGTGTCATCAGGATTATAGAAATAATCAAGAAAAACTAGCTGTCTTACTTGTAGAGACTCTAGTGCTGTTTGTTGTGCCTCTCTTCAGCCTGTTGTTCTTCTACCTTCGACTTCATCAACGGATAAGTCAGTCAGCTTCCTTCAACAGCCACAGGCTGACAAAACTGGCCGTCAGAATCATAGTGGCCTTCGTCGTATTCAGCACCCCCTGTATGATCAACAACTTTGTGTTAATGGCATTCTCATGGGAATCAGATGTCAGCAACAATGTAACTGGGGCTCTTTTCTTTATCAACAGTTGCGTGAACCCCTTTCTTTACGCCTTCTCGGCTCGAAAGCTGCGACGTAGAAGAAAACAGCATTCAGCCACAACATAA